From Cellulomonas oligotrophica, a single genomic window includes:
- a CDS encoding ABC transporter ATP-binding protein yields MTGRADGPAVHVRGLHKRYGAKRAVDGLDLQVERGEIVAVLGPNGAGKTTTVETLEGFRRADAGHVRVLGEDPATAGRAWRSRIGVVLQTNDDLAEATVRELVHHFAGFYPAPRDPEDVIDAVGLREKVGTRARQLSGGQRRRLDVALGVVGDPELLFLDEPTTGFDPEARLEFWDLVEGLRDGGTTILLTTHYLDEAERLADRVVVVAQGRVVAEGTPAEIGGRAGRRARVRWTVDGVGHEETTDSPTALVARLAATVGAATGEVPGLQVLRPTLEDVYLSLIGEAATAAGTSTAARRGTGTEEAA; encoded by the coding sequence ATGACCGGACGAGCGGACGGACCCGCGGTGCACGTGCGCGGGCTGCACAAGAGGTACGGCGCCAAGCGCGCCGTCGACGGGCTGGACCTGCAGGTCGAGCGGGGCGAGATCGTCGCCGTGCTCGGACCCAACGGCGCCGGCAAGACGACGACGGTGGAGACCCTGGAGGGCTTCCGCCGCGCCGACGCGGGGCACGTGCGCGTGCTCGGCGAGGACCCCGCGACGGCCGGGCGCGCGTGGCGCTCGCGCATCGGCGTGGTCCTGCAGACCAACGACGACCTCGCCGAGGCCACCGTGCGCGAGCTCGTGCACCACTTCGCCGGGTTCTACCCCGCGCCGCGCGACCCCGAGGACGTCATCGACGCGGTCGGGCTGCGGGAGAAGGTCGGCACTCGGGCCCGTCAGCTGTCCGGCGGGCAGCGGCGCCGCCTCGACGTGGCGCTCGGCGTCGTCGGCGACCCCGAGCTGCTGTTCCTCGACGAGCCCACCACGGGCTTCGACCCCGAGGCGCGCCTGGAGTTCTGGGACCTCGTCGAGGGGCTGCGCGACGGCGGCACGACCATCCTGCTCACGACCCACTACCTCGACGAGGCCGAGCGTCTCGCCGACCGGGTCGTGGTCGTCGCGCAGGGGCGCGTCGTCGCGGAGGGCACGCCGGCCGAGATCGGCGGGCGCGCCGGTCGACGCGCGCGGGTGCGGTGGACGGTGGACGGCGTCGGCCACGAGGAGACCACCGACTCCCCCACGGCGCTCGTGGCGCGGCTCGCGGCCACGGTGGGTGCGGCGACGGGCGAGGTCCCCGGTCTGCAGGTGCTGCGGCCGACCCTGGAGGACGTCTACCTGTCCCTGATCGGGGAGGCGGCGACCGCCGCCGGCACGAGCACCGCCGCACGCCGCGGCACCGGCACGGAGGAGGCCGCGTGA
- a CDS encoding ABC transporter permease, whose translation MSTVDTGTTTTSTTPARGRPGPGPLPGLLRLGLSRSIYEVRSFFRERDAVVFVFAYPILMLAIFATVFGADTEVLPGSGVTFPQYFLPGMVATGVMLSSFQNLAIAISVERDEGGLKRLRATPLPAAAYFLGKTGQVLVTSVVQNALLLAVAALAFDVPLPDEPGRWWTFAWVFVLGTAAGALCGVAFSSVPRSGRSSSAVVIPVVLVLQFVSGVFFQFDQLPSWMQQLASVFPLKWMAQGMRSVFLPDEAVVLEPSGSWQHGATAAVLTAWLVVALVVGVRTFRWRRRDDG comes from the coding sequence ATGAGCACCGTCGACACCGGCACGACCACCACGTCCACCACCCCCGCCCGCGGGCGCCCCGGGCCCGGTCCGCTGCCGGGCCTGCTGCGGCTCGGGCTCAGCCGGTCCATCTACGAGGTCCGGTCGTTCTTCCGCGAGCGCGACGCCGTGGTGTTCGTGTTCGCGTACCCGATCCTCATGCTCGCGATCTTCGCGACCGTGTTCGGTGCCGACACCGAGGTGCTGCCCGGGTCGGGCGTGACGTTCCCGCAGTACTTCCTGCCCGGGATGGTCGCGACGGGCGTCATGCTGTCGAGCTTCCAGAACCTCGCGATCGCGATCTCGGTCGAGCGGGACGAGGGCGGGCTCAAGCGGCTGCGGGCCACGCCGCTGCCGGCGGCCGCGTACTTCCTGGGCAAGACCGGTCAGGTCCTGGTGACGAGCGTGGTGCAGAACGCGCTGCTCCTGGCGGTGGCGGCGCTGGCGTTCGACGTGCCGCTGCCGGACGAGCCGGGCCGGTGGTGGACGTTCGCGTGGGTGTTCGTCCTGGGGACGGCGGCGGGGGCCCTGTGCGGGGTCGCGTTCTCGTCCGTGCCTCGCTCGGGGCGCAGCTCCAGCGCCGTCGTCATCCCGGTCGTGCTGGTGCTGCAGTTCGTGTCGGGGGTGTTCTTCCAGTTCGACCAGCTGCCGTCGTGGATGCAGCAGCTGGCGTCGGTGTTCCCGCTGAAGTGGATGGCGCAGGGCATGCGGTCGGTGTTCCTGCCGGACGAGGCCGTGGTGCTGGAGCCGTCGGGGTCCTGGCAGCACGGGGCGACCGCCGCGGTGCTGACCGCGTGGCTCGTCGTGGCCCTCGTCGTCGGCGTGCGCACGTTCCGGTGGCGTCGCCGGGACGACGGGTGA
- a CDS encoding sensor histidine kinase yields MSAPGPPVPVSGVDRHGFWLRTLRMWDLVLVAMLAVYAVAVLVDTMPPARKAVALGTLAVLGLAYLLVGRRGAVRGDPRLADAYLVLLVVVVVVQVAMGGIGSVLLFVAFSHIWFFSRHRWAGVAWCTVLTVGIVAAAATRLGTDLQATAEIGAQFGVALVFAIVLGLWVTQVAEQSEERAYLLEELRAAQDELASSHHASGVLAERARLAGEIHDTLAQGFTSVVMLAQAASAEIEHGRTDQARRRVGQMEQVARDNLAEARALVAAFAPPDLAAGGLADALVRLGRRFGDETGVHVDVEADDDGIGREAQVVLLRAAQEALANVRKHADASTVVLRLRRDAGGARLEVVDDGRGLPADAAEGNGLRGMRARAGASGGTLDVAPGPGRGTQVLLQLPSAALVAGAVPGASPGGGTAVEEAS; encoded by the coding sequence ATGAGCGCGCCCGGCCCCCCGGTGCCCGTCAGCGGCGTCGACCGGCACGGGTTCTGGCTGCGCACGCTGCGGATGTGGGACCTCGTGCTGGTCGCGATGCTCGCGGTGTACGCGGTGGCGGTCCTGGTGGACACCATGCCGCCCGCGCGCAAGGCGGTGGCGCTCGGCACGCTCGCCGTGCTGGGCCTGGCGTACCTGCTGGTGGGGCGTCGCGGGGCGGTGCGCGGCGACCCGCGACTCGCCGACGCCTACCTGGTCCTCCTCGTCGTCGTGGTCGTCGTCCAGGTCGCGATGGGCGGCATCGGCAGCGTGCTGCTGTTCGTGGCGTTCTCGCACATCTGGTTCTTCAGCCGGCACCGGTGGGCGGGCGTCGCGTGGTGCACGGTGCTCACCGTGGGGATCGTCGCGGCGGCCGCGACCCGCCTGGGCACGGACCTGCAGGCGACCGCGGAGATCGGCGCGCAGTTCGGCGTCGCCCTGGTGTTCGCGATCGTGCTGGGCCTGTGGGTCACGCAGGTCGCCGAGCAGAGCGAGGAGCGGGCGTACCTGCTCGAGGAGCTGCGGGCCGCGCAGGACGAGCTGGCGAGCTCCCACCACGCGTCGGGCGTGCTCGCGGAGCGGGCCCGGCTGGCCGGGGAGATCCACGACACGCTCGCCCAGGGGTTCACGTCGGTGGTGATGCTCGCGCAGGCCGCGTCGGCCGAGATCGAGCACGGCCGCACCGACCAGGCACGGCGACGGGTGGGGCAGATGGAGCAGGTGGCGCGGGACAACCTGGCCGAGGCCCGGGCCCTCGTCGCCGCGTTCGCGCCGCCCGACCTGGCCGCGGGCGGCCTCGCCGACGCGCTGGTGCGCCTGGGGCGCCGCTTCGGGGACGAGACGGGCGTGCACGTCGACGTCGAGGCCGACGACGACGGGATCGGGCGCGAGGCCCAGGTCGTGCTGCTGCGCGCGGCGCAGGAGGCTCTCGCCAACGTCCGCAAGCACGCGGACGCCAGCACGGTCGTGCTCCGCCTGCGGCGCGACGCCGGGGGTGCGCGGCTCGAGGTCGTCGACGACGGGCGCGGGCTGCCCGCCGACGCGGCCGAGGGCAACGGGCTGCGCGGCATGCGGGCACGTGCCGGGGCGTCGGGGGGCACCCTCGACGTCGCGCCCGGGCCCGGGCGCGGCACGCAGGTGCTGCTGCAGCTGCCGTCGGCGGCGCTCGTCGCGGGGGCGGTCCCCGGGGCGAGCCCCGGGGGCGGCACGGCCGTCGAGGAGGCGTCATGA